In the genome of Triticum urartu cultivar G1812 chromosome 5, Tu2.1, whole genome shotgun sequence, one region contains:
- the LOC125506390 gene encoding transcription factor WER-like, whose translation MAMDAMSSAVLQGAWRKGPWTALEDRLLTEYVQQQGEGSWNSVAKLTGLRRSGKSCRLRWVNYLRPDLKRGKITADEETVILQLHAMLGNRWSAIARCLPGRTDNEIKNYWRTHFKKARPSRRARAQLLHQYQLQQQQQHRQYLHALHLLQQQQQEMQMQLQENHHQQQQQQVMMMQQQSPPEEDQAVITTGDNMNSMETAGCYCPCPAASAVLDLPLPADDEDALWDSLWRLVDGEDGSSGGDSGEY comes from the exons ATGGCCATGGACGCGATGAGCAGCGCGGTGCTGCAGGGGGCGTGGAGGAAGGGGCCATGGACGGCGCTGGAGGACCGGCTGCTGACGGAGTACGTGCAGCAGCAGGGCGAGGGCAGCTGGAACTCCGTCGCCAAGCTCACCGGGCTGCGGCGGAGCGGCAAGAGCTGCCGGCTCCGGTGGGTGAACTACCTCCGGCCGGACCTGAAGCGGGGCAAGATCACCGCCGACGAGGAGACCGTCATCCTCCAGCTCCACGCCATGCTCGGCAACAG GTGGTCGGCGATCGCGCGGTGCCTGCCGGGGAGGACGGACAACGAGATCAAGAACTACTGGCGGACGCACTTCAAGAAGGCGCGGCCGTCCAGGCGGGCCAGGGCGCAGCTGCTGCACCAGTACcagctccagcagcagcagcagcaccgCCAGTACCTCCACGCGCTGCACCtcctccagcagcagcagcaggagatGCAGATGCAGCTACAGGAGAACcaccaccagcagcagcagcagcaggtgATGATGATGCAGCAGCAGAGCCCGCCGGAGGAGGACCAGGCCGTGATCACCACCGGCGACAACATGAACAGCATGGAGACTGCAGGGTGCTACTGCCCGTGCCCGGCTGCGTCGGCGGTGCTCGACCTCCCGCTCCCGGCCGACGACGAGGACGCGCTGTGGGACAGCCTCTGGCGGCTCGTCGACGGGGAGGACGGCTCCAGCGGAGGTGACTCAGGCGAGTACTAG
- the LOC125511413 gene encoding E3 ubiquitin-protein ligase WAV3-like: MADAWGRAKRALVTKLCIRVPDRQRAIEDAPPPPPRRDAHHPPSAAAPGPATGEEERARSPSVSSRRLSSSGSRGSKRVCAICLGSMRTGHGQALFTAECSHKFHFHCITSNVRHGNHICPICRADWKELPFQGPQLADATHGRARVSPVNWPQDDGHMAVIRRLSNSYSGNLLEQFPVFRTPEADIFNDDEPIDIQSETVEENNAVTGLVEIKTYSEVQAIQQSVTQKVFSILIHLKAPKSLESVSSRAPLDLVTVLDVSGSMKGAKLALLKKAMGFVIQTLGPNDRLSVIAFSSTARRLFPLRQMNVNGRMQAMQAVNSLVDGGGTNISDGLKKGAKVIEHRRLKNSVCSIILLSDGQDTYSVPTFDDGVQTNHSMLVPPSILPGTGNHVQIHTFGFGADHDSAAMHAIAETSSGTFSFIDAEGSIQNGFAQCIGGLLSVVVKEMRLGVECVDEGVVLTSIKSGGYASEVAMDGRNGSVDIGDLYADEERGFLITLHVPAAQGQQTVLIKPSCTYQDAVTTESIQVQGEEVSVERPAYSVDCKMSPEVEREWHRVQAMEDMSAARAAADGGDFSQAVSILEGRTRILESQAAQSSDSQCLALITELREMQERVESRRRYDESGRAFMLAGLSSHSWQRATARGDSTELNTQIHTYQTPSMVDMLHRSQTLVPAVVEMLNRSPTVAPSRGSGRSVRSTKSFSERLA, encoded by the exons ATGGCGGACGCCTGGGGCCGGGCCAAGCGCGCGCTCGTCACCAAGCTCTGCATCCGCGTGCCGGACCGCCAGAGGGCCATCGAggacgccccgccgccgccgccgcgacgCGACGCGCATCATCCACCGTCGGCCGCGGCGCCGGGCCCTGCGacgggggaggaggagagggccagGTCGCCGTCCGTGTCCTCGCGGCGGCTCTCCAGCTCCGGCAGCCGGGGCTCCAAG AGGGTATGCGCCATCTGCCTTGGCAGTATGAGGACAGGGCACGGACAGGCCCTGTTTACTGCTGAATGCTCCCATAAGTTCCATTTCCATTGCATCACTTCAAATGTTAGGCATGGCAACCATATCTGCCCAATATGCCGTGCCGACTGGAAAGAACTGCCCTTCCAGGGACCTCAACTTGCAGATGCCACTCATGGGAGAGCTAGAGTAAGCCCGGTAAATTGGCCCCAAGACGACGGACACATGGCTGTTATCCGCAGGCTTTCCAACTCATACAGTGGAAATCTGCTGGAGCAATTTCCTGTCTTCCGTACTCCTGAGGCAGACATTTTCAATGACGATGAGCCAATAGATATTCAGTCTGAAactgtggaggagaacaatgcAGTTACTGGTTTGGTTGAAATCAAGACATATTCAGAAGTGCAAGCCATACAGCAATCAGTGACCCAGAAGGTCTTTTCTATCTTGATCCATCTCAAGGCTCCAAAGTCCTTGGAGTCCGTGAGCTCCCGTGCACCTCTTGACCTTGTGACCGTGCTTGATGTCAGTGGCAGCATGAAAGGGGCCAAACTTGCGCTTCTCAAGAAGGCAATGGGCTTTGTCATCCAGACGCTTGGACCCAATGACCGGCTGTCTGTCATTGCCTTCTCATCTACGGCACGGAGGCTCTTTCCCCTTCGCCAAATGAACGTCAACGGACGAATGCAAGCCATGCAGGCTGTGAACTCCCTTGTTGATGGTGGCGGCACAAACATTTCTGATGGGCTAAAGAAGGGTGCTAAAGTCATTGAGCACCGTCGGCTGAAGAATTCTGTTTGCAGCATCATCCTTCTGTCAGATGGTCAAGACACATATTCAGTACCAACCTTTGACGACGGGGTTCAGACAAACCACAGCATGCTTGTTCCTCCCTCAATCCTGCCTGGAACAGGTAATCATGTGCAAATCCACACCTTTGGTTTCGGTGCAGATCATGACTCGGCTGCGATGCATGCTATTGCTGAGACATCTAGCGGCACATTCTCATTTATTGATGCTGAAGGCTCAATACAGAACGGATTTGCTCAGTGTATTGGTGGCCTCCTCAGTGTTGTGGTCAAGGAGATGCGGCTGGGCGTCGAGTGTGTAGACGAAGGCGTGGTACTTACCTCCATCAAGTCAGGCGGCTATGCAAGTGAAGTAGCCATGGATGGACGTAACGGGTCAGTCGATATCGGTGACCTGTATGCAGATGAAGAGAGGGGGTTTCTGATCACCCTACATGTCCCAGCTGCACAGGGGCAGCAGACTGTACTGATCAAACCAAGCTGTACATACCAAGATGCAGTTACAACAGAGAGCATTCAGGTACAGGGTGAAGAAGTGAGTGTTGAGCGTCCTGCATACTCTGTGGACTGCAAAATGTCTCCTGAGGTTGAGCGCGAGTGGCACCGTGTTCAAGCTATGGAGGACATGTCCGCTGCGCGGGCTGCAGCCGACGGAGGCGATTTCTCCCAGGCCGTGTCGATCCTCGAAGGCCGCACGAGGATCCTGGAGTCACAGGCAGCACAATCTTCAGACAGCCAATGCCTGGCGCTGATCACAGAGCTGAGGGAGATGCAGGAGAGGGTGGAGAGCCGGCGGAGGTATGACGAATCAGGAAGGGCCTTCATGCTGGCAGGCCTGAGCTCACACTCATGGCAGAGAGCCACGGCACGCGGCGACTCGACGGAGCTCAACACCCAAATTCACACCTACCAGACGCCGTCGATGGTCGACATGCTGCACCGCTCGCAGACTCTTGTGCCCGCCGTCGTCGAAATGCTGAACCGCTCCCCGACCGTTGCTCCTTCACGCGGCTCCGGCAGGTCGGTGAGGTCGACAAAATCTTTCTCCGAGCGGCTGGCGTGA